The nucleotide window AAAGAAATGCGTAACCATGGTTCGTTAAAAATAGGCCAAATTGATGCGCAGACTTCAACTAAAGCATTTGAAACTGCTGCATCTGATAATATGGAACCTACAAGTAGCAAATTTCCACCTAGAAATCCTGCATAAGGTCCAAAGACAGTTTCTATGTAGGTATAAGATCCACCAGTTTTTATAATTTTACTTCCAATTTCAGCAAAACATAGCATTATTAAAATCGCTAGGGCTCCACAGAATAAATAAGCAATAATACTGCTGGAACCCATTTTTTGAGCTATAATAGCGGGTAAAACAAAAATGCCTGCACCTATAACGATATTTATAATGTTAGCCGTTAAACCCCATAATCCAATTTCCTTTTTTAGGTCATCTTCTTGTAATTCTAAAGGTTCGCTAAGATGTGTTTTACGATTCATTTAAATTTTATAGATAACTGAGCCACCATTTTTCCCTATTATTACTTTTATAGATGTCGTATTGTTTGCAAAAGGGATAAAGACCCATAACGACCAAAATCCAAACTATGTAGGTGCCCAACAAACCGAACCCCTCACCAGGTGCCACAAAAAGAAAAGGAATGTTCTTGTTATATTCCATAGCATCGGCAATTGTATTTCCTCTGCTAAAGAAAAATATTGTAGCTACAAAATGAATAACATATAGGTGTATGATGTAATAGAAAAATGCTGTTCTACCAAACACTATTAATACTTTCGATAACCAATTGTCTAATTTTTCAGCTAGGGCCAAAAGAATAAGTGATAAACCTAAGGTGATGCATAAGAATAACAGAGACGGTGGATATTTTGTAACATCTATAAAAGAGAAAAATGTATATAAAAATCCTCTGCCCTGTGGTCCCCAAGGAATTGGATTTCCATAAACATTAGACCATCTTACGATACTAAAAAATATGAGGGCTCCGAAACCAATATAGTAGAGAAGATTTTGTCTGCGTTTTTCTTCAAACGTTGGTTCGTAAAGTTTTCCGATAGCATATCCTAACATCATCACCCCCGTCCAAGGCAAAAAGGGATAAACCATTATGAGATAATGATTATCAATTATTGGGTATAATTTAAACACACCATGGTGAATTAAATCCCACCAAAATCCGGGAGTAAAACCTTCTGCACCCTCTGGATAATCTAAAACATTATGGGTGGCAACAATAAGAATACCGAGAAAAAAGATTAGACTATAGGAAGCTCTAATGGCTTTTAAAACACCAATTACTACCATGCTTATACCAATGGCCCATATAACTTGGAATATTAAAAGGTTGAACCCAGGGTTGAAGGTCCATGCGAAGGTAATTAAGGTTAATTCCACCAAAATAAGCCAGAATCCACGTTTTATTAAAAATATACTCAATTGCCTATCTGCCTTTCTTAAACTCTGTAAGTAAATGGATGTTCCAGATAGAAAAACAAAAGTTGGGGCGCATAAATGGGTTATCCAACGAGTAAAAAAAAGTAGTGGAGTCGTAGTGTCTAAATTAAGTGGGTCGTCTATATTGGCTTCTAAATGAAAAAAATCGCGGACATGGTCTAATGCCATGATTACCATAACAAATCCTCTTAATATGTCTATCGACAAGATTCGCTTTTTAATTACCTTTTCTGTCATTTTATTAACGTTGAAATGAAATTCTGGTTTAATCTACTCCAGTGTCTTTTGTGCTTGAAATTTTAAATTGTTGTTTCTTTCCATAAGTCAATGAGCGCCACAACCATTCAAATGGACCATATTTAAAATATTTCAACCAAATGGGACTGTAGATTAATTGTGCAATCCAGATGGCAAAAACAATGTAATACAATTCATGACGCTCCAATTTTCCGAACATGCTAAATCCAAACCCTAGGAATATAATGCCCGTAATAATAGAATGCATCAAATAATTGGTTAAAGCCATTCTACCAACAGCTGCTAATGATTTTTGCAAGAATTTTAAAATCCCTGATTTTACAAATAGCATTATTAAACCAATATGCCCCATTGTCATGGTGAGTCTACCTATATCGTAAGTTAGGCTTGTTTTGGCAGAAACCATAGGGTCGAAATTTGAACTTATTAGCGCACTCGTTTCATAATAATTTATGGAAAGTCCGATAGCATACCCTATAGCCATCATTATCAGATAGAACTTATTAGATTTTTCTGCATGGAATATCCGTAATTTGAAAAAAGCCATGCCCAATATCATAAACGCGATAATGTCATAAAAGAAGTAGCGGTACATAACATAGGTTTGCATAAATTGATTTTCTTTAACCTTATGCAATACATTAGACCAATATCCTTCATGCCTGGCTGCAATTTCCTCTTGTAATTCCTCTTCAGATTTTTTGTTGGTAATTTTTTCCCATTTTTCAAATGCTGCGGTTTGTTCTGGGTTTAGTGAATCTCCTTGTTTTTTAAGTGCTGCCGCTTCTAGGCCTTCAACCTTTTGAGTTTTCATATTTTGGTAATCACTAAAATTCCAAAGAGTACCTAAAAAAAGAATTATTAAACCCCCAATGATCAAATTTTTGGGAACAATATTTCGCAAAGGAAATAGGAACAAGCCGCACAAAGCATATGGATAAAGAATTTCGCCGTCCCATAGCAAAAGGTAAACATGTATGAGTCCGAAGATAAAAAGCCATATGATCCTCCTGTAATAGATATCCGCAGTATTAATTCCTGCACCATTTTTTTCTAATCGACTAGTTAGAAGAATTACTCCTGCACCAAACAGCATTGAAAACATCCCTCTCATGGTGCCTTCGAAAAACATATTGGTCATAATCCAAGATTTTAGATTCCATCCATCGGCACCGCCATAAACGGTAGGGTCACTATAGGCGAATGGTAATCCCATGCCTGCAATATTCATAAGCAGAATTCCAAGTAATGCAATTCCTCGAATTACATCTAATGAATTAATTCGATTAGCCGCTTGGACCGGCTGAAATTTTGATTGGACTGTTGATAGCATATTGAAAGTTATAAAGGTTGGTTACGAGGTGATAGGGTAGGTAGTACAGCCGTAGAGACTGGAAGGAAATCAGAGGCAGAGATTTTATACAGAAGTTAATAGAGAGTTTAAATAAGAGCACTCTAAACCATTTCGAAAGTGGTTTAAAAATTAAATTATTACAAACAAAAAACTGCAGTAAGTTTTGCAACATTCTAATAATTCATTATTCCAATAAATAAGGTAAGTCAGGAATATGGGGTATGCCAAATTGTATAAAATAGTCCTTTGGGGATTATTCGATAATTCTAGTGGAGATGAATAAAGATAGAAAAAAAGGAATACAAAGAGCGAATTTTATTACATCTGTAATTGGAAAAGATGTTTGTTACCTAATAAGAGGCGTCATTAATTTCTAGCCAATGTCCATTCGGGTCTCGGAAAAATACCTGTCGCACGCCATCCGCACGTTCACTTATGGCATTTAAATCTCCTCGGAAATTTCCATATGGAATATTTAATTGATGTAGTCGATTTAAGACTTCATCAAATTGGTCGGTAACAAAGGCATAATGCTGTTCCTTATTTTTGGGACGACCTATATCCTCTGTTTTTATTAAATGAAGTTGGGTATGGCCGCCAATTCCAAACCAACGCAATTTAGGGTTATTTCCAGGTGTGGGAATGTCCTCTAATCCAAATACATTTTTGTAGAATTCTCCACTGGAGTGTAAATCTGCAGCGGGTATTGCGATATGGTCGAATTTTAATTTCATAATGCTAACTTAATTAAAAATATACCGAATATTCTTTAAAACCTATATTCAATCTGTTAGGATTAGGAAGAGGAAATAAACCTAGCCAATAATCGATGAAAATGATGCACGCCTTGTTCTCTTTTTGGGGAAAAACGGCCAGTTGAATAAAAACGAGATTGTACACCTTTTTGAACTTGTTCAACAACAAATTCATCTTCTTTCTCCACTTTGTCTAATAAGGCACCGGCACCTTTGTCTAATTTACTCTCATCATTCACATAAGTAATAAATGATACCTTGGTTTTATTTATACTAATTGGGGAAACTATATTTATTGATAAGCCCCAAGGATAAAAATTGAACATCATATTGGGAAAAACCCAAAAATAATAGGCTGCAACATGTTTGCCATAATCCTCATGGTTTTCAGGCAAATTGAACACTTCCTCGTCTTCATCGGCATAACCTATTTGGAGCGAGGCATAATTGTGTAATTCGGTTGTATAATTGCCGTAATCTAATACACTATTAAGATCTTCATGAACAAAAGGAATGTGGAAACCTTCCAAATAATTATCACAATAGAGTGCCCAATGACAATTAACCTCATAGTCCTTATTTCGGCTTTTATACTCATAGAAAGAAAGTAGAGGGAGAAAACCAATTTTTTTTGCCATAATTTTTACAATTTCATCAAAATCGAAGGAAGGTTTTAGACCAACAAAAATGAAGGGTTCCATAGTACCGACCAAGAACTGTTTCAAATTGTCACAAGGTCTAGGGAAATTTTCAGCGTCCTCAAATTCAGGCATAGATTTAAAAGTACCATCTATTGAAAATCGGCGTCCATGGTACATACAACGTAAATCTGACAATTGACCAGAATCATGAACAACTAAATTCCCTCGATGGGTACAAACATTACTAATACAATTAATCCTATTAAGATGATCTTTAGACAATAATAAAGGTTCATTAACGTAATTTTCTAAATACATGAAGGGATGAACAAAACCGGCAAAGGGCACTAAATTTTCATGTCCCACATATTGCCATGTTTTTAAAAACACCTTTTCTTTAAGGGCCTCAAACACTGTCTCGCTTCTGTAGAA belongs to Aegicerativicinus sediminis and includes:
- a CDS encoding DUF1624 domain-containing protein codes for the protein MTEKVIKKRILSIDILRGFVMVIMALDHVRDFFHLEANIDDPLNLDTTTPLLFFTRWITHLCAPTFVFLSGTSIYLQSLRKADRQLSIFLIKRGFWLILVELTLITFAWTFNPGFNLLIFQVIWAIGISMVVIGVLKAIRASYSLIFFLGILIVATHNVLDYPEGAEGFTPGFWWDLIHHGVFKLYPIIDNHYLIMVYPFLPWTGVMMLGYAIGKLYEPTFEEKRRQNLLYYIGFGALIFFSIVRWSNVYGNPIPWGPQGRGFLYTFFSFIDVTKYPPSLLFLCITLGLSLILLALAEKLDNWLSKVLIVFGRTAFFYYIIHLYVIHFVATIFFFSRGNTIADAMEYNKNIPFLFVAPGEGFGLLGTYIVWILVVMGLYPFCKQYDIYKSNNREKWWLSYL
- a CDS encoding DUF418 domain-containing protein, with product MLSTVQSKFQPVQAANRINSLDVIRGIALLGILLMNIAGMGLPFAYSDPTVYGGADGWNLKSWIMTNMFFEGTMRGMFSMLFGAGVILLTSRLEKNGAGINTADIYYRRIIWLFIFGLIHVYLLLWDGEILYPYALCGLFLFPLRNIVPKNLIIGGLIILFLGTLWNFSDYQNMKTQKVEGLEAAALKKQGDSLNPEQTAAFEKWEKITNKKSEEELQEEIAARHEGYWSNVLHKVKENQFMQTYVMYRYFFYDIIAFMILGMAFFKLRIFHAEKSNKFYLIMMAIGYAIGLSINYYETSALISSNFDPMVSAKTSLTYDIGRLTMTMGHIGLIMLFVKSGILKFLQKSLAAVGRMALTNYLMHSIITGIIFLGFGFSMFGKLERHELYYIVFAIWIAQLIYSPIWLKYFKYGPFEWLWRSLTYGKKQQFKISSTKDTGVD
- a CDS encoding VOC family protein — its product is MKLKFDHIAIPAADLHSSGEFYKNVFGLEDIPTPGNNPKLRWFGIGGHTQLHLIKTEDIGRPKNKEQHYAFVTDQFDEVLNRLHQLNIPYGNFRGDLNAISERADGVRQVFFRDPNGHWLEINDASY
- a CDS encoding SRPBCC family protein translates to MSLDFHVHPNINLAETLPTEFYRSETVFEALKEKVFLKTWQYVGHENLVPFAGFVHPFMYLENYVNEPLLLSKDHLNRINCISNVCTHRGNLVVHDSGQLSDLRCMYHGRRFSIDGTFKSMPEFEDAENFPRPCDNLKQFLVGTMEPFIFVGLKPSFDFDEIVKIMAKKIGFLPLLSFYEYKSRNKDYEVNCHWALYCDNYLEGFHIPFVHEDLNSVLDYGNYTTELHNYASLQIGYADEDEEVFNLPENHEDYGKHVAAYYFWVFPNMMFNFYPWGLSINIVSPISINKTKVSFITYVNDESKLDKGAGALLDKVEKEDEFVVEQVQKGVQSRFYSTGRFSPKREQGVHHFHRLLARFISSS